The Acidobacteriota bacterium genome window below encodes:
- a CDS encoding TonB-dependent receptor translates to MAAVVAAGGRTPLLANETGTVRGTVTLEENGDFIRGAVIVVVGSGASALTDKRGRFKVDDVPAGEYEVLAQREHLTAGRQTVIVEPGRTATANFVLSLSPLQEEVTVTASPGGTETALEAFNAVSTAHAFDVIRESAGDLAVALEREPGIAVRSFGPGANRPIIRGFDGDRVLILKDGIRTGDLSGESADHGVAVDPYGAERIEIVRGPATLLYGSNAVGGLVNVISPHASYRESLFDGTRSQFGADLGSANGQAGANFGLQHARNGVHFWAGGSQRRTGDYGSPAGTVENSATESRNARAGVGWSGDRLFASAGVTLNDGRYGVPVAGELHSHHGHGEEHGGHEDDHHEEESGGHEDNEHGETDIALDWQRRGLHVDFGFQNLANPVVEGVQLSLNLIDWNHNELEIEGGSERVGTVYENRTFIARADVFQRQTGRLSGRFGAWARVRDFEAAGFEALAPRTDLGSFAAFAYQELSLGRFRLQFGGRIDRDSYQVAERTGGHAHDDEHGEEHDDEHGDEHDDEHGEEHDDEHGDEDHDDHGDEHDDEHPPVVAPDPRDRDFVGASASVGLHTRLGGGNTLVANLTRSHRAPAIEEMYNFGPHVGTLSFDIGNPDLDPESTLGLDVSLRHRRDRVRGELNFFVYDIGNFIFGNRSGEVIDNLPVFDVLQGDSRFVGFDAKGSIRFAGRAWATLGLGRVDANLTGTGEALPRIPPFRGTLSFDLPYRGFTLNPRFVFTARQGDVYRGETPTDGYTLVDLRGSYIWPRERTAHIVSFTVSNVTNKLYRNHTSFIKDRITEMGRGVRVSYGLRFH, encoded by the coding sequence GTGGCGGCCGTGGTGGCCGCCGGCGGCAGAACGCCGCTGCTGGCCAACGAAACCGGCACCGTGCGCGGAACGGTGACGCTGGAGGAGAACGGGGACTTCATCCGCGGCGCGGTGATCGTCGTCGTCGGCTCCGGCGCCTCCGCACTGACCGACAAACGGGGAAGGTTCAAGGTCGACGACGTGCCCGCCGGCGAGTACGAGGTCCTCGCGCAGCGGGAGCATCTGACCGCGGGCCGGCAGACAGTGATCGTCGAACCCGGCCGGACGGCGACGGCGAACTTCGTGCTGAGCCTCTCGCCCTTGCAGGAAGAGGTGACCGTGACGGCCTCGCCGGGCGGAACCGAGACGGCGCTGGAGGCGTTCAACGCAGTGTCGACGGCCCATGCGTTCGATGTCATCCGGGAGTCGGCCGGCGATCTTGCCGTTGCGCTCGAGCGCGAACCCGGCATCGCGGTCCGCAGCTTCGGACCTGGAGCGAACAGGCCGATCATCCGCGGGTTCGATGGTGACCGGGTGCTGATCCTGAAGGACGGGATTCGTACCGGCGACCTGTCGGGCGAGTCGGCTGACCATGGCGTCGCGGTCGATCCCTACGGCGCAGAGCGAATCGAAATCGTGCGCGGGCCGGCGACATTGTTGTACGGCTCGAACGCGGTCGGAGGGCTCGTCAACGTGATCTCGCCGCACGCAAGCTATCGCGAGTCGCTCTTCGATGGCACGCGGTCGCAGTTTGGCGCCGATCTGGGAAGTGCAAACGGGCAGGCAGGCGCCAACTTCGGACTGCAGCACGCGCGGAACGGCGTCCATTTCTGGGCCGGCGGCAGCCAGCGGCGCACCGGCGATTACGGAAGCCCCGCGGGGACCGTCGAGAACTCCGCAACCGAGTCAAGAAACGCGCGGGCCGGTGTCGGCTGGTCGGGCGACCGGCTCTTCGCCAGCGCCGGCGTGACGCTGAACGACGGCCGCTATGGAGTGCCTGTCGCCGGCGAACTCCACTCTCACCACGGCCACGGAGAGGAGCACGGCGGGCACGAGGACGACCACCACGAGGAGGAGTCCGGCGGACACGAGGACAACGAACACGGGGAGACCGATATCGCGCTCGACTGGCAGCGTCGCGGGCTGCACGTCGACTTCGGTTTCCAGAATCTCGCCAACCCCGTCGTCGAGGGGGTGCAACTCAGCCTGAACCTCATCGACTGGAACCACAACGAACTGGAGATCGAGGGCGGCAGCGAACGCGTCGGCACCGTTTACGAAAACCGCACGTTTATCGCCCGCGCCGACGTTTTCCAGCGGCAGACAGGCCGTCTGTCGGGGAGGTTCGGCGCTTGGGCCCGGGTACGTGACTTTGAGGCCGCAGGCTTCGAGGCGCTGGCGCCGCGGACCGATCTGGGGTCGTTCGCGGCCTTCGCCTACCAAGAGCTGAGCCTGGGGCGATTTCGCCTGCAGTTCGGCGGTCGGATCGATCGGGACAGCTACCAGGTGGCGGAGCGAACCGGCGGCCATGCGCATGACGACGAGCATGGCGAAGAGCACGACGACGAGCACGGTGACGAGCACGACGACGAGCATGGCGAAGAGCACGACGACGAGCACGGCGACGAGGACCACGACGACCACGGTGACGAGCACGACGACGAGCACCCTCCGGTCGTGGCGCCCGACCCGCGTGACCGCGATTTCGTGGGGGCGTCGGCGTCGGTCGGACTTCATACGCGACTCGGCGGCGGCAACACCCTGGTCGCCAACCTGACCCGTTCACACCGCGCTCCGGCCATCGAGGAGATGTACAACTTCGGCCCCCACGTCGGCACCCTCTCCTTCGACATCGGCAACCCGGATCTCGACCCCGAGTCCACCCTCGGCCTCGACGTGAGCCTGAGGCACCGGAGAGATCGCGTCCGTGGCGAACTGAACTTCTTCGTGTACGACATCGGAAACTTCATCTTCGGAAACCGTAGCGGCGAAGTGATCGACAACCTGCCGGTGTTCGACGTCCTGCAGGGCGACAGCCGCTTCGTCGGATTCGACGCGAAGGGCAGCATCCGGTTCGCCGGAAGGGCCTGGGCCACGCTTGGCCTCGGGCGCGTCGACGCGAATCTGACGGGAACCGGCGAAGCGCTGCCGCGTATTCCGCCCTTTCGCGGCACGTTGAGCTTCGACTTGCCGTATCGCGGATTCACCCTGAATCCGCGGTTTGTGTTCACGGCCAGGCAGGGCGATGTCTACCGCGGGGAGACCCCAACGGACGGCTACACCCTGGTCGATCTGCGGGGGTCATATATCTGGCCACGGGAGCGCACGGCTCACATCGTGTCGTTCACGGTCAGCAACGTGACCAACAAGCTGTATCGGAACCACACGTCGTTCATCAAGGATCGGATTACGGAGATGGGCCGCGGGGTCAGGGTGAGCTACGGGTTGCGATTCCACTAG
- a CDS encoding CRTAC1 family protein, protein MLLVRTWTLAILILFTSAGNPLLAGEGSSPGWPMFVDVSESAGVPFVHRASGTPKKFLLETMGSGVALLDYDGDGLLDIYLLNGARLTAGMVPGSTPEKSTPDYWNRLYRNNGSGRFSDATEEAGVSGRGYSMGVAVGDYDNDGRPDLYVTNYPSNQLFRNQGGGTFREVTGTAGVSGGGWSSSAGFFDYDGDGDLDLFVCRYVQWDFDDIFCGRSELRAYCDPQRFPAISNLLYRNDGDGTFTDVTRSSGIGNHPSKGLGAAFNDFDRDGRPDIVVANDGVPQSLFLNQGNSSFREEALLKGLAFDEDGNTFAGMGIDFQDYDRDGWPDVLITTLSLETYALFRNLSGQAFDYVSKRSGVAVATRPYSGWGTFFFDADNDGRKDIFVAQGHVMDTIESTNSTLSYLQPPLLLRNSDDVFIDFSPGSGRPFGDPHAGRGAAFGDLDNDGDLDLVVVNMDRRVQILRNETTGANWISFRLKGRRSNSEGIGAEIRITLDSGERQFARVSRVSSYLSSNDVRCHFGLAEHSSILEVRVTWPSGIVQTLPSGGAIQCVETLVPEVRGQELLAGPVGGRPPPELPWADVRKRDWETSASGIATRSSP, encoded by the coding sequence ATGTTACTGGTCCGCACCTGGACACTCGCGATCCTGATCCTGTTCACCAGCGCAGGAAATCCCCTCCTCGCCGGAGAGGGCTCTTCTCCCGGCTGGCCGATGTTCGTCGACGTTTCGGAGAGCGCCGGAGTCCCGTTTGTTCACCGTGCATCCGGCACTCCCAAAAAGTTCCTGTTGGAGACCATGGGTTCGGGAGTCGCGCTGCTGGATTACGATGGGGACGGGCTCCTGGACATCTACCTGCTGAACGGGGCCAGGCTGACCGCCGGCATGGTCCCGGGATCGACTCCGGAAAAGTCCACGCCCGACTACTGGAACCGGCTCTACAGAAACAACGGAAGCGGGAGATTCAGCGATGCCACTGAAGAGGCCGGAGTCAGCGGACGCGGCTATTCCATGGGTGTCGCGGTGGGGGACTACGATAACGATGGCCGTCCCGATCTTTACGTCACCAACTACCCCTCGAACCAGCTCTTTCGCAACCAGGGCGGCGGGACCTTCCGCGAGGTGACCGGGACCGCCGGCGTCAGCGGCGGCGGCTGGTCCAGCAGCGCCGGATTCTTCGACTACGACGGCGACGGCGACCTGGACCTGTTCGTCTGCCGCTACGTGCAGTGGGACTTCGACGACATCTTCTGCGGCCGTTCCGAGCTGCGCGCGTACTGCGACCCCCAGCGCTTTCCCGCCATTTCCAACCTGCTCTATCGGAACGACGGCGACGGGACCTTTACCGACGTGACGCGGAGCAGCGGCATCGGAAACCATCCGAGCAAGGGTCTGGGCGCCGCCTTCAACGACTTCGACCGCGACGGCCGGCCGGACATCGTCGTGGCCAACGACGGGGTGCCGCAATCACTCTTCCTGAATCAGGGGAACAGCTCCTTTCGGGAGGAAGCGCTGCTCAAGGGACTGGCTTTCGACGAAGACGGAAACACCTTCGCCGGGATGGGCATCGACTTCCAGGACTACGACCGGGACGGCTGGCCAGACGTACTGATCACGACCCTCTCGCTGGAGACCTACGCCCTGTTTCGCAATCTCTCGGGACAGGCCTTCGACTACGTTTCGAAACGCTCCGGCGTGGCCGTGGCCACCCGGCCTTACTCGGGCTGGGGAACCTTCTTCTTCGACGCCGACAACGACGGCCGGAAGGACATTTTCGTCGCTCAGGGGCACGTCATGGACACCATCGAGTCCACCAATTCGACACTGAGCTACCTCCAGCCGCCCCTGCTGCTCAGGAACTCGGACGATGTCTTCATTGACTTTTCGCCCGGAAGCGGCCGTCCCTTTGGAGACCCCCATGCCGGCCGGGGAGCCGCCTTCGGAGACCTGGACAACGACGGCGACCTGGACCTGGTGGTTGTCAACATGGACCGGCGGGTGCAGATACTCCGCAACGAAACCACTGGCGCCAATTGGATCAGCTTCCGCTTGAAGGGCCGCCGCTCGAACTCCGAAGGGATCGGCGCAGAGATCCGGATCACGCTGGACTCGGGAGAGCGTCAGTTCGCCCGTGTCTCCCGGGTCTCCAGCTACCTCTCCTCCAACGACGTGCGCTGCCACTTCGGGTTGGCGGAACATTCATCCATCCTGGAAGTCCGCGTCACCTGGCCCAGCGGAATCGTGCAGACGCTCCCTTCGGGCGGTGCGATTCAGTGCGTGGAGACCCTGGTGCCGGAGGTTCGTGGCCAGGAGTTGCTGGCGGGGCCGGTTGGGGGGCGCCCCCCTCCCGAACTCCCATGGGCGGATGTGAGGAAACGGGATTGGGAGACCAGTGCTAGTGGAATCGCAACCCGTAGCTCACCCTGA
- a CDS encoding tetratricopeptide repeat protein — protein sequence MPDLSVRQVSSFLILAGLLLWPGQRALPSPPPPSDRLDEARTALARGDFSQARSVLEHLLTQEPENAGALILLGKTLVESGRHGEAAGPLENALKRVPDSGEALFWIWRAKQKTGPPEESDPYFFRALKGAATDPVLYELAEEAYGRGLYQEAIQALRRIQDPDRLDQPHAPLLAACLHARGDVKGALDVLEQAVARDSSGQTHFSLGYYLFQAGRIEEAAKHLRRSLDLVPTSANSRFYLAKIRESEGDLGKAEEIYREIVDLRPNHSHAHAALGRLALKDGRFQEAEELLQHSIRLDPDYRQAHYTLGLLYNRTGETEKARVELQKSEELRQAEARPADSLLIRDTGSDEMRRLDSDNPVFQTFRRGVESHKRGDHAEAEAAYLEVVRVAPGFAEAQMNLGLLLHDGNRLEAAIARLRTAIRLDPRLPTAHFFLGMDLYLTSQFEGALSSLQKARELAPGTPQLNYWLGLTLLALGRYQEAAKELESHLRQAPKDTPDANRALLLAYAQLPDPDALWRRAQLLAGMRGGKSRAHQIAARAYLDAGRRKDAVIHLKEVVRLERSSATAMQALAVLVDAYRQLGMSPEAEAAREALAAMKKRSGK from the coding sequence ATGCCAGACCTTTCGGTTCGTCAAGTCTCTTCCTTTTTGATTCTGGCCGGACTCCTGCTCTGGCCGGGGCAGCGCGCCCTCCCTTCCCCGCCGCCCCCGAGTGACCGCTTGGACGAGGCCCGCACGGCGCTGGCACGGGGAGACTTTTCCCAGGCTCGATCGGTTCTCGAACACCTGCTGACACAGGAGCCGGAGAACGCCGGCGCGCTCATTCTGCTGGGGAAGACCCTGGTCGAGTCCGGTCGGCACGGCGAAGCAGCCGGTCCCTTGGAGAACGCTCTGAAACGGGTCCCCGACTCTGGTGAGGCTCTTTTCTGGATCTGGCGGGCCAAGCAGAAGACCGGCCCTCCCGAGGAGTCGGACCCCTATTTCTTCAGGGCCCTGAAAGGGGCGGCCACGGACCCCGTCCTGTATGAACTGGCGGAGGAGGCGTACGGGAGAGGCCTCTACCAGGAAGCGATCCAGGCTCTCCGCCGGATTCAGGACCCGGACCGACTGGACCAGCCGCACGCCCCCCTGCTGGCAGCTTGTCTCCACGCGAGAGGCGACGTCAAGGGCGCCTTGGACGTTCTGGAGCAAGCCGTGGCGAGAGACTCCAGCGGTCAGACCCACTTCTCTCTCGGGTACTACTTGTTCCAGGCGGGACGGATCGAGGAGGCCGCGAAGCATCTTCGACGAAGCCTCGACCTGGTTCCCACTTCAGCCAACTCCAGGTTCTACCTGGCCAAGATCCGCGAGAGCGAAGGAGATTTGGGGAAGGCGGAAGAGATTTATCGCGAGATCGTGGACCTGCGCCCAAATCATTCCCATGCTCATGCAGCCCTGGGCCGCCTGGCTCTGAAGGACGGCAGGTTCCAGGAAGCGGAAGAACTGTTGCAGCACAGCATTCGTCTTGACCCGGATTACCGCCAGGCCCACTACACCCTGGGCCTCTTGTACAACCGGACAGGAGAGACTGAGAAGGCACGAGTGGAACTTCAAAAATCGGAGGAACTGCGGCAGGCCGAGGCGAGACCCGCGGACAGCCTGCTGATTCGAGATACCGGCTCCGACGAGATGCGGCGCCTGGACTCGGACAATCCCGTCTTCCAGACGTTTCGTCGAGGGGTCGAATCCCACAAACGGGGGGACCACGCCGAAGCGGAAGCGGCTTACCTCGAGGTCGTCCGGGTAGCGCCCGGTTTCGCGGAAGCACAGATGAATCTGGGACTGCTTCTGCATGATGGGAATCGATTGGAGGCAGCGATCGCACGGCTTCGGACCGCCATCCGCCTGGACCCCAGACTGCCGACGGCCCACTTTTTCCTGGGCATGGACCTCTATCTCACGTCTCAATTCGAAGGCGCGCTGTCCTCGCTGCAAAAGGCAAGGGAGCTGGCCCCCGGCACGCCTCAGTTGAACTACTGGCTGGGACTCACTCTGCTGGCGTTGGGCCGGTACCAGGAGGCTGCCAAGGAGCTGGAGAGCCATCTCCGCCAGGCTCCGAAAGACACTCCGGACGCGAACCGGGCTCTTCTTCTCGCGTACGCCCAACTCCCCGATCCGGACGCGCTCTGGCGGCGGGCACAGCTCCTGGCCGGAATGAGAGGAGGGAAATCGCGGGCGCACCAGATTGCCGCGCGAGCCTATTTGGACGCGGGCCGCCGGAAGGATGCCGTGATCCACCTGAAAGAGGTGGTGCGGCTGGAGCGATCCTCGGCGACGGCGATGCAGGCCCTCGCCGTCCTGGTGGACGCGTACCGTCAACTGGGCATGTCTCCGGAGGCCGAAGCCGCTCGGGAGGCCCTGGCCGCAATGAAAAAACGAAGCGGCAAGTAA